A portion of the Desulfurobacterium indicum genome contains these proteins:
- a CDS encoding YbaB/EbfC family nucleoid-associated protein: protein MFKGGMGNMGNLMKMAKQLQKQAEKMKKEIEEMEFKGSAGGVVEVIVKGTGRLVSVKISPEVIKDCDVGMLEDMIVVAANQAIDKANETMEKEMKKITGGLGIDLGGLF from the coding sequence ATGTTTAAAGGTGGCATGGGAAATATGGGCAATCTTATGAAGATGGCGAAACAGCTGCAGAAGCAGGCAGAGAAGATGAAGAAAGAGATTGAAGAGATGGAATTTAAAGGGAGTGCCGGTGGAGTTGTCGAAGTTATCGTTAAAGGCACTGGAAGGCTTGTTAGCGTTAAGATTTCTCCTGAAGTTATAAAAGATTGTGATGTTGGAATGCTTGAGGATATGATAGTTGTTGCTGCGAACCAGGCAATTGATAAGGCTAATGAAACGATGGAAAAAGAGATGAAGAAGATTACAGGTGGTCTTGGAATAGATCTCGGAGGTCTGTTTTGA
- the recR gene encoding recombination mediator RecR: MIYPETLGIVVEFLSSIPGISERAAERAVLSLSKLPENDKLKIVNALKGLDRLKSCRECGLPSITELCPICSDDSRNKSVICVVEQPRDAVSIEKLGRFEGVYHVLGGVISPLENVGPDDIRIRELFRRIKKHNVKEVIIALNPTVEGEATAKFIIDRLTGKSIKIYRIAYGIPYGGTIDMADELTLKRSFEDMKLITGGD, from the coding sequence TTGATATATCCTGAGACTCTTGGGATTGTTGTTGAATTTTTGTCTTCCATTCCCGGAATAAGTGAAAGAGCTGCTGAAAGGGCTGTTCTTTCACTTTCAAAGCTTCCGGAGAATGATAAACTCAAGATTGTTAATGCCCTTAAAGGACTTGATAGGTTAAAATCGTGCCGCGAATGCGGACTTCCATCAATAACGGAGCTATGTCCCATCTGTTCAGATGATAGCAGGAATAAATCTGTTATCTGCGTTGTTGAGCAGCCAAGAGATGCTGTTTCCATTGAAAAGCTCGGAAGATTTGAAGGTGTCTATCACGTCTTGGGAGGTGTTATATCGCCTCTTGAGAACGTTGGCCCCGATGATATAAGAATAAGGGAGCTTTTCAGAAGGATTAAGAAGCATAATGTGAAAGAGGTAATCATTGCTCTTAATCCTACTGTTGAGGGTGAAGCAACGGCAAAGTTTATAATAGATAGGCTTACTGGAAAAAGTATTAAAATATACCGTATAGCTTATGGAATACCTTACGGTGGCACCATAGATATGGCTGATGAGCTTACGTTAAAACGTTCATTTGAAGATATGAAACTTATAACTGGAGGAGACTGA
- a CDS encoding 2-oxoacid:acceptor oxidoreductase family protein, whose translation MIEIRWHARGGQGAVTASKILASSAIREGKYAQSAPDYGAERAGAPLRSFNRVSEKPITLHCLVLHPDIVVVVDPTLLKTVPILEGTSENAVLVINTDKTPEEIRNMLDIKDRKIYTVNASAIAMEEFGKPFMNVPMLGALVKVIENLVSLDSVKEDIKATFGKKVSKELLEANLRALERAYREVKGE comes from the coding sequence ATGATAGAAATCAGATGGCACGCCAGAGGTGGTCAGGGAGCGGTTACCGCTTCAAAGATTCTTGCAAGTTCTGCAATCAGGGAAGGTAAATATGCCCAGAGTGCTCCGGACTACGGTGCTGAGAGGGCAGGTGCACCTCTAAGGAGTTTTAACAGGGTTTCCGAAAAACCGATTACTCTTCACTGTCTTGTTCTCCATCCCGATATTGTGGTTGTTGTTGATCCTACGCTTCTGAAAACGGTTCCGATACTTGAAGGGACATCCGAAAATGCAGTGCTCGTTATAAACACGGATAAGACGCCTGAAGAGATAAGGAACATGCTAGATATAAAGGATAGAAAAATTTACACTGTAAACGCTAGTGCTATTGCGATGGAAGAGTTTGGAAAACCGTTTATGAACGTTCCTATGCTTGGTGCTCTTGTGAAAGTAATAGAGAATCTCGTTTCTCTTGACAGCGTGAAGGAAGATATTAAAGCCACTTTCGGCAAAAAAGTTTCAAAGGAGCTTCTTGAGGCGAACCTCAGAGCCCTTGAGAGAGCTTACAGGGAGGTAAAAGGAGAATGA
- a CDS encoding 4Fe-4S dicluster-binding protein produces the protein MKGWRDLEIGALITEPGNSAEYKTGEWRAWRPVFNRENCIDCMICWVFCPDSSIIVKDKKVVGIDYDHCKGCGICAHECPKSKGDDESKKALVMKPEYLFREED, from the coding sequence ATGAAAGGCTGGAGAGATTTAGAGATAGGTGCTCTTATTACAGAGCCGGGAAACAGTGCTGAATATAAAACCGGAGAGTGGCGTGCCTGGAGACCGGTTTTTAACAGGGAAAATTGTATAGACTGCATGATATGTTGGGTGTTTTGTCCGGACAGTTCAATTATCGTTAAGGATAAAAAAGTTGTAGGTATAGACTATGATCACTGTAAAGGGTGTGGTATATGTGCTCATGAATGTCCAAAAAGCAAGGGAGACGATGAGTCAAAGAAAGCGCTTGTAATGAAACCGGAATATCTGTTTCGTGAGGAGGACTAA
- the porA gene encoding pyruvate ferredoxin oxidoreductase, with protein MAVTMIEERKVVPYSGNMAAAEALRQINPDVVAAYPITPQTEMMHFFADFVANGLVDTEFITVESEHSALSAVVGAAAAGARAMTATAGPGLALMWEILGVASGMRLPAVIALVNRALSSPINIHGDHSDMMGARDQGWIILVSENAEEEYDNLIQAVKIAEDERVRLPVMVGMDGFIISHSIEGVSLLKDEEVREFVGKQRMFHPLLDVEHPTTHGAIAMSDSYMEFKRQQREAMMNAYKVIREVGEEFAALRGKKYEHIEAYKTEDAEYILIVMGSAAGTAKYVVDRMRERGEKVGIIKIRTFRPFPYYDLADAIVASNAKAIGVMDRAETFGGYSGPLFEEVCTALYTRNKFYPIAGLIYGLGGRDCNINHIEEAFDVVKKKAAGEEVPPVTYLNLQV; from the coding sequence ATGGCGGTTACTATGATAGAAGAGAGAAAAGTGGTTCCCTATTCAGGGAACATGGCAGCAGCTGAAGCTTTAAGGCAGATAAACCCTGACGTTGTTGCTGCTTATCCTATTACGCCACAAACAGAGATGATGCACTTTTTCGCCGATTTTGTGGCAAATGGTCTTGTTGATACTGAGTTTATTACGGTTGAAAGTGAACACAGTGCCCTTTCTGCGGTTGTTGGTGCTGCAGCGGCCGGTGCAAGAGCAATGACGGCGACAGCAGGTCCCGGTCTTGCTCTAATGTGGGAAATTTTAGGTGTTGCTTCAGGGATGAGACTTCCTGCAGTTATAGCTCTTGTTAACAGAGCTCTTTCATCTCCTATTAACATTCACGGTGACCACTCGGATATGATGGGTGCAAGAGACCAGGGATGGATTATTCTTGTTTCCGAGAATGCCGAGGAGGAGTATGATAACCTTATTCAGGCTGTTAAGATTGCCGAAGATGAAAGGGTCAGGCTTCCGGTGATGGTTGGTATGGACGGTTTTATTATCTCTCACTCGATAGAGGGTGTATCTCTTCTCAAAGATGAGGAAGTGAGAGAATTTGTTGGGAAACAGAGAATGTTTCATCCTCTTCTTGATGTTGAGCATCCGACAACTCACGGTGCCATCGCCATGTCCGATTCTTACATGGAGTTTAAGCGTCAACAGAGAGAAGCTATGATGAATGCCTACAAGGTAATTAGAGAAGTCGGTGAAGAGTTTGCAGCGCTGAGAGGTAAGAAATACGAACATATCGAAGCGTATAAAACTGAGGATGCCGAATACATTCTTATTGTTATGGGTTCAGCAGCAGGAACCGCAAAATATGTTGTTGACAGGATGAGAGAGAGAGGTGAAAAGGTAGGAATAATAAAGATTAGAACGTTTAGGCCTTTTCCTTACTATGATCTTGCAGATGCGATTGTTGCTTCAAATGCTAAAGCTATCGGAGTGATGGATAGAGCTGAAACATTTGGCGGATACAGCGGTCCTCTTTTCGAAGAGGTTTGCACGGCTCTTTATACAAGAAACAAGTTCTATCCTATTGCAGGTCTTATCTACGGACTGGGCGGAAGAGATTGCAATATTAACCATATAGAAGAAGCGTTCGATGTTGTCAAGAAAAAGGCAGCAGGAGAGGAAGTTCCGCCTGTAACCTATCTCAATTTGCAAGTATAA
- a CDS encoding thiamine pyrophosphate-dependent enzyme: MAQVSDKPKFVTKGEIKVPPIRDLTDSREGIAPGHRLCTGCVAGIILRQMFMAAEAAGYTLVIANATGCVEVCTSIYPHTSWKVPWIHNAFENAAATISGVEAAYKALKRKGMLPSDKKVKFVALGGDGGTYDIGFQSLSGALERGHDFIYVCYDNEAYMNTGIQRSSATPRHAATTTQPAGKVIPGKPQPKKWMPEIAAAHGIPYVAQAAPSHFNDFMRKFIKALNTKGPSYLNVFCTCPRGWRAKEEEGILISRLAVETNYWPLFEVEDGKWKINYKPKERKPIEEFLKKQGRFKHMFKPGNEYLIKELQEDVDKRWERLLKLEQL, encoded by the coding sequence ATGGCACAGGTATCAGATAAACCAAAGTTTGTTACTAAGGGAGAGATAAAGGTTCCCCCTATTAGAGATTTGACAGATTCAAGAGAAGGTATAGCTCCAGGTCACAGGCTCTGTACTGGTTGTGTTGCTGGAATAATTCTCAGGCAAATGTTCATGGCGGCAGAGGCAGCCGGCTATACTCTCGTGATAGCAAATGCAACCGGCTGTGTTGAGGTTTGTACTTCAATTTACCCTCACACTTCCTGGAAAGTGCCATGGATTCACAACGCCTTTGAAAATGCGGCTGCCACCATTTCAGGCGTTGAAGCTGCCTACAAAGCTCTTAAAAGAAAAGGAATGCTCCCTTCCGATAAAAAAGTAAAGTTTGTGGCTTTAGGTGGTGATGGTGGAACCTATGATATTGGTTTTCAGTCTCTTTCAGGGGCACTGGAAAGGGGTCACGATTTTATCTATGTGTGTTACGATAACGAGGCTTATATGAATACCGGTATTCAGCGTTCAAGCGCTACACCAAGGCATGCTGCAACGACAACTCAACCTGCCGGTAAAGTTATTCCTGGTAAACCACAGCCCAAAAAGTGGATGCCAGAGATAGCAGCTGCTCATGGCATTCCATATGTTGCTCAGGCTGCACCTTCACATTTCAATGATTTTATGAGAAAATTCATTAAAGCTTTAAATACTAAAGGACCATCTTACTTGAACGTTTTCTGCACCTGTCCGAGAGGCTGGAGGGCAAAAGAAGAAGAGGGAATTCTAATTTCCAGGCTTGCTGTTGAAACCAACTACTGGCCGTTGTTTGAAGTTGAAGACGGGAAGTGGAAGATAAACTACAAGCCGAAAGAGAGAAAACCGATAGAGGAGTTTCTCAAGAAGCAGGGAAGATTTAAGCATATGTTTAAGCCTGGAAATGAATACCTCATAAAAGAGCTTCAAGAAGACGTTGATAAGCGGTGGGAGAGACTTCTTAAACTTGAGCAGTTATAA
- a CDS encoding roadblock/LC7 domain-containing protein: protein MLSIRPEEDKKLREVLTALCSESRAKVVFLIDKAGQLISRSDAPAYTSNDITFASLTAGNVAASEALSKLLGDKTLNHAFTETEDEGIYMSLLDRKLILVIIFEKFASNLGIIRVKLKKYRPILEEIIRKIERKSEQEQQIGKEINFDEIDIDNLFE from the coding sequence GTGTTAAGCATTAGACCCGAAGAGGATAAAAAGTTACGAGAGGTTCTTACAGCCCTTTGCAGTGAAAGCAGAGCAAAGGTGGTATTTTTAATAGATAAAGCGGGTCAATTAATAAGCCGGAGTGATGCTCCGGCTTATACTTCTAATGATATAACTTTTGCATCACTTACCGCAGGTAACGTTGCGGCTTCTGAAGCTCTTTCAAAATTACTTGGCGATAAAACTTTAAATCATGCCTTTACTGAAACTGAGGACGAAGGTATCTATATGTCTCTTCTTGACAGGAAGTTGATTCTTGTGATAATTTTCGAGAAATTTGCGTCAAATCTTGGCATAATTCGTGTGAAACTTAAAAAGTATCGTCCCATTCTTGAGGAAATAATACGTAAGATAGAAAGGAAATCCGAGCAGGAACAGCAGATTGGAAAAGAGATTAATTTTGATGAGATAGATATAGATAATCTGTTTGAATAA
- a CDS encoding GTP-binding protein, with translation MPLINFATKEINCKIVYYGPGLSGKTANIKWIYDHIRPENKGELITLATETERTLFFDFVPIEVATVKGFKVRFHLYTTPGQIIYKISRKLILKGVDGIVFVADSQEERHDANLDTLDDMLNNMKELGIKFEDTPLVFQYNKRDLPNILPVEVLRKDLNKWNYPDFEAIAIRGVGVIETFKEITKLVVQKLKK, from the coding sequence ATGCCACTAATAAACTTTGCGACAAAAGAGATTAACTGTAAGATTGTTTATTATGGTCCTGGATTGAGCGGTAAGACTGCCAACATAAAGTGGATATATGATCATATCAGACCGGAGAACAAGGGAGAACTTATTACACTTGCTACGGAAACAGAGCGAACGTTGTTTTTTGATTTTGTTCCGATAGAGGTAGCAACAGTTAAGGGTTTTAAGGTCAGATTTCATCTTTATACCACTCCCGGGCAGATTATCTACAAGATAAGTAGAAAACTAATTTTAAAGGGTGTTGACGGTATTGTTTTTGTTGCTGATTCTCAAGAAGAGAGACATGATGCCAATCTTGATACTCTTGATGATATGTTGAATAACATGAAAGAGCTCGGTATTAAGTTTGAAGATACTCCACTGGTTTTCCAGTATAATAAAAGGGATTTGCCTAATATTTTACCTGTTGAAGTTTTAAGAAAAGATCTCAATAAGTGGAATTATCCTGATTTTGAAGCAATTGCCATTAGAGGGGTAGGTGTAATAGAAACATTTAAAGAAATAACGAAGTTAGTCGTTCAAAAATTGAAAAAATGA
- the bioB gene encoding biotin synthase BioB, with protein MKLEINDILTTKPEEILFLFSNVLKFKLSFSGRFIETCAILNAKSGRCPSDCKFCAQSEKSKANIKVYPLLSEEELYNSAISMFSKGVDRFSFVCSGIRPTVSEIKRIGKVAERIKADYPKAKLCASLGQLDGDSLSYLKKSGIDRYHHNLETSKEFYPYVSSVQRWEDRYRTIARAKELGFSVCSGGIFGLGESVEDIVSFLTSLKELAVDSIPLNFLYPIKGTKFEYNNFLTPLKVLRIIFAARVFFPDTFIRICGGREYNLEQLQPFAVAVVDGLMVGNYLTTRGRSLKDDMELINNLGLKCSLKI; from the coding sequence ATGAAGTTAGAAATTAACGATATTTTGACAACAAAACCTGAAGAGATTCTTTTTCTTTTTTCTAATGTCTTAAAATTCAAACTTTCCTTCTCAGGCCGTTTTATAGAGACATGTGCCATCTTAAATGCCAAAAGTGGAAGGTGCCCTTCTGACTGTAAGTTTTGCGCTCAGTCGGAAAAGAGCAAAGCGAACATAAAAGTATATCCTCTTCTATCTGAAGAAGAGCTCTATAATTCAGCCATTTCAATGTTTTCTAAAGGTGTAGATAGATTCAGTTTCGTGTGTAGCGGAATAAGGCCTACTGTGTCTGAAATCAAGAGAATTGGAAAAGTAGCGGAAAGGATAAAGGCTGATTATCCGAAAGCTAAACTTTGTGCCTCTCTGGGACAGCTTGATGGAGATTCTCTTTCTTATCTTAAGAAAAGTGGAATAGACAGATATCATCACAATCTGGAAACTTCAAAAGAGTTTTATCCTTATGTTTCGTCTGTTCAAAGGTGGGAGGACAGATACAGAACGATTGCAAGAGCCAAGGAATTGGGATTTTCTGTTTGCAGCGGCGGAATTTTTGGGCTTGGAGAATCAGTAGAAGATATCGTTTCTTTTTTAACGTCTTTAAAAGAGTTGGCTGTTGATTCCATACCATTAAATTTTCTTTATCCAATAAAGGGTACTAAATTTGAGTATAATAATTTCTTGACACCATTGAAAGTTTTAAGGATAATTTTTGCTGCAAGGGTGTTTTTTCCGGATACATTCATCCGTATCTGTGGCGGTCGTGAGTATAATTTAGAACAACTGCAACCTTTCGCAGTTGCAGTTGTAGACGGGCTTATGGTAGGTAATTACCTTACCACCAGGGGAAGAAGTTTAAAAGACGATATGGAACTTATCAATAACCTTGGGTTAAAGTGCAGCCTGAAGATTTAA
- a CDS encoding cytochrome c3 family protein → MRIGRVFVAIVIGLMVGGNVSFAAECGGKGYTGTDSSYCLKCHKPCVTSTLCKGKPSGCVHVPSTFPLVNGEVSCVTCHDMNGEQDNMFLRGNFSKKQTLAFCMNCHTKECYAKFNPHEGMWLYSGKKLRQTCAYCHGKNNTADPRRVCIGCHTKNPHPGALEHVGQRCAVTNLPSVNGKIHCITCHNPHPTSFDKHEGKLLSGIGEQVAKADFEATLKTISFRNLEHVEFNNGPRQLMRMKTENGELCLNCHENIPDN, encoded by the coding sequence ATGAGGATAGGGAGAGTATTTGTAGCCATCGTCATCGGTTTGATGGTGGGGGGAAATGTCTCTTTTGCAGCTGAGTGTGGAGGGAAAGGTTATACGGGTACGGATAGTTCTTATTGTTTAAAATGTCATAAGCCCTGTGTAACCTCAACTTTATGTAAGGGCAAACCTTCAGGTTGTGTTCATGTTCCTTCGACGTTTCCTCTTGTTAACGGTGAAGTTAGTTGTGTTACCTGCCATGATATGAACGGTGAGCAGGATAACATGTTTTTAAGGGGGAATTTCTCAAAAAAGCAAACGCTTGCTTTTTGTATGAACTGTCACACAAAAGAGTGTTATGCCAAGTTTAATCCTCACGAGGGTATGTGGCTCTATTCGGGTAAGAAGTTAAGGCAGACTTGTGCTTACTGTCACGGAAAGAATAATACAGCTGATCCGAGAAGGGTTTGTATCGGTTGTCATACAAAAAATCCACATCCAGGTGCTCTTGAGCATGTTGGACAGAGATGTGCTGTAACTAATCTTCCATCTGTTAATGGAAAGATTCATTGTATTACATGTCATAATCCTCACCCAACTTCATTTGATAAGCATGAGGGTAAGCTTCTTTCGGGCATAGGGGAGCAGGTTGCTAAAGCAGATTTTGAAGCCACACTTAAAACAATTTCATTCAGGAATCTGGAACATGTTGAATTTAATAATGGTCCTCGTCAGCTTATGAGGATGAAAACTGAAAACGGTGAGCTCTGTTTGAATTGTCACGAGAATATTCCAGATAATTAA